Proteins encoded in a region of the Paenibacillus sp. E222 genome:
- a CDS encoding AI-2E family transporter encodes MLPLYKKYGRTVFDIALLVLTVYFIMYGFSRLYQLAAPVFLSFIVYWMIEPLARFLHRKGLPKTLGAAISVLLFLGVIVAAFFGLGLIIVSQISNLQDNFPYYIEMIQREFTNLVYFIQDKSDALPDGITEKVNDYFATLTGFLSKWVTSGAQIVIGFLSSFSSFITNFGIAIILAFFLSIEIESWRKFARAKTPKTLKLALEFMRNHVFKTIRSYLKAQMIMMLITFVLIYAGLLILGTANAFTIAAICAVFDLVPLLGVPVIFIPWIVYLFIVGNSSLAIGLIVVLAVTLLTRQLLEPKISGNSIGVSSAYLMLSFMLISLSVFGLAGVVLSPVLLILLKELLQQGYLQQWIHLPKDEFESSPFVMDTPGGAAPGMNAEPSVQEPAPHGNHEDSAK; translated from the coding sequence ATGCTGCCGCTTTACAAAAAATACGGGCGCACCGTCTTTGACATTGCGCTGCTCGTTTTAACCGTGTACTTTATCATGTACGGATTCAGCCGATTATATCAATTGGCTGCGCCAGTTTTTCTTTCATTTATAGTGTATTGGATGATCGAACCTCTGGCAAGATTTCTACATCGCAAAGGGTTGCCCAAAACCCTGGGCGCCGCCATTTCGGTGTTATTGTTTCTTGGGGTTATTGTCGCTGCCTTTTTTGGATTGGGATTAATTATCGTATCCCAAATTTCTAATTTGCAGGATAATTTTCCTTATTATATTGAGATGATTCAGCGTGAATTCACCAATCTGGTTTATTTCATTCAGGACAAGTCGGATGCTTTACCTGACGGAATAACCGAGAAGGTTAATGACTATTTTGCTACACTGACCGGATTCCTGTCCAAATGGGTGACCAGCGGTGCACAAATCGTCATCGGTTTTCTCAGTTCGTTTTCTTCCTTTATTACCAATTTTGGCATTGCCATTATTCTCGCATTCTTTCTCAGTATCGAGATTGAATCCTGGCGGAAATTTGCCCGGGCCAAAACACCAAAAACGTTGAAGCTGGCTCTTGAATTTATGCGTAATCATGTGTTCAAGACGATCCGTTCGTATTTGAAGGCCCAGATGATTATGATGCTGATCACTTTTGTATTGATTTATGCAGGCTTGTTGATTCTTGGAACTGCTAATGCCTTCACTATCGCAGCCATCTGCGCCGTTTTTGACCTTGTGCCTTTGCTGGGAGTTCCAGTTATATTCATTCCGTGGATTGTGTATCTGTTCATAGTGGGCAATAGCAGCCTTGCGATTGGCTTAATTGTAGTCCTTGCTGTAACCTTGCTGACACGCCAACTGCTGGAGCCGAAAATATCGGGTAATTCAATCGGGGTCTCTTCCGCTTACTTGATGCTTTCTTTTATGCTGATCTCGCTCTCCGTCTTTGGCCTGGCTGGTGTGGTATTGTCTCCGGTGCTGCTAATTCTGCTCAAAGAACTGCTGCAACAAGGATATCTCCAGCAATGGATTCACTTGCCGAAGGATGAATTTGAATCTTCACCATTCGTGATGGACACACCGGGTGGAGCCGCACCTGGTATGAATGCTGAGCCTTCGGTGCAAGAACCTGCTCCTCATGGGAATCATGAGGATTCGGCCAAATAG
- a CDS encoding polysaccharide deacetylase family protein, with product MTNLLQSILLWLLYISSFYAFIPSLVSRLFGFRVFRRGRSETEFSLTFDDGPDPKYTPRLLDLLRQYEAKATFFVVGEHAARHPELIQRIHEEGHLLGIHNYIHKTNWLMRPRTVRDQIQRTGQIIQEVTGVRTCYYRPPWGIMNLFDFFSKKDRRIILWSSMFEDWRSSVGVEKLTERMLKELRGGEVMLLHDRGTTLGADAHAPEQMLQALEVVLQEANRQQLHSVRIDTLMGGVTVSESKTTSQPQTHLSPWKRMVVALWLGWEKLFHWVYHLHTASPEDPLLHYRSRVYHGALVEMDDGHVIRNGDPVIELHFDNKKLFDLGMTSRSSMHLAIRMIRAMEQQLPDLARQVALQPELRSAKALYGVSMINRGPEKFGFTVRELAPGPFSSASKVYLKLLLSVIHPAGTKRLKQRSEQLVPKMIAMPLDVLLDRYGQHALVAATAEHSSEHLLVSEQDLVPERN from the coding sequence ATGACAAATTTACTTCAGAGCATATTACTGTGGTTATTGTACATTTCATCGTTTTACGCCTTTATTCCGAGTTTAGTTAGCAGACTTTTCGGTTTTCGTGTGTTCAGGCGCGGGAGAAGTGAGACGGAGTTTTCTTTAACTTTTGATGATGGGCCGGACCCGAAATACACACCCAGATTGCTTGATTTACTGCGTCAGTATGAAGCAAAGGCAACGTTTTTTGTAGTCGGGGAGCATGCAGCCCGTCATCCTGAGCTCATCCAGCGCATACATGAGGAAGGTCACCTTCTCGGAATTCATAATTATATTCATAAAACCAATTGGTTGATGCGGCCTCGTACGGTTCGAGATCAGATTCAACGAACAGGTCAGATTATTCAGGAGGTTACGGGGGTAAGAACTTGTTATTATCGTCCACCATGGGGCATTATGAATCTGTTTGATTTTTTCAGTAAAAAAGATCGCCGGATTATCCTGTGGTCGTCCATGTTTGAGGACTGGAGAAGCAGTGTGGGCGTTGAAAAATTGACGGAACGAATGTTGAAGGAGCTAAGGGGCGGAGAGGTCATGTTGCTGCATGATCGAGGGACTACCCTCGGCGCTGATGCACACGCGCCGGAGCAGATGCTCCAGGCGCTCGAAGTCGTATTGCAGGAAGCAAACAGGCAGCAGTTGCACAGTGTACGCATCGATACGTTGATGGGAGGCGTTACGGTGAGCGAATCTAAAACTACAAGTCAACCACAAACACATTTATCACCCTGGAAACGGATGGTTGTTGCGTTATGGCTAGGTTGGGAGAAGTTGTTTCATTGGGTATACCATTTGCATACAGCGTCACCGGAGGACCCATTGCTGCATTACCGCTCCCGCGTATATCATGGAGCATTGGTCGAAATGGATGATGGTCATGTGATTCGTAACGGGGATCCAGTTATTGAACTTCATTTTGATAATAAAAAGCTTTTCGATCTAGGTATGACTTCACGCTCAAGTATGCATCTGGCCATTCGCATGATTCGGGCCATGGAACAGCAACTTCCTGATTTGGCTCGGCAGGTCGCCCTTCAACCTGAACTCCGTTCGGCTAAGGCTCTATACGGTGTGAGCATGATTAACCGGGGACCGGAGAAATTCGGGTTTACGGTTCGGGAACTGGCTCCTGGTCCGTTCAGTTCTGCATCCAAAGTGTATTTGAAACTTCTGCTAAGCGTCATTCATCCGGCAGGAACGAAACGTCTGAAGCAACGATCCGAACAATTGGTTCCAAAAATGATTGCTATGCCGCTTGACGTGCTGTTGGATCGATATGGTCAGCACGCACTGGTAGCAGCGACGGCGGAACATTCCTCTGAGCATTTGTTGGTTTCCGAACAGGATCTTGTACCTGAACGAAACTAA
- the ilvD gene encoding dihydroxy-acid dehydratase, giving the protein MSAKKMRSDMIKKGFDRAPHRSLLRAAGVKEEDFGKPFIAVCNSYIDIVPGHVHLQEFGKIVKEAIREAGGVPFEFNTIGVDDGIAMGHIGMRYSLPSRDIIADSVETVVSAHWFDGMVCIPNCDKITPGMMMGALRCNIPTVFVSGGPMKAGRDSNGKALSLTSVFEGVGAYQAGKIDDKSLLELEQFGCPTCGSCSGMFTANSMNCLAEAMGLAMPGNGTILAVAPERREFVKQSAKQLMELIKMDLKPRDIVTVEAIDNAFALDMAMGGSTNTVLHTLALAHEAGIEYPIERINEVANRVPHLAKLAPASDLHIEDVHNAGGVSAVLNELLKKPGAIHGDCITVTGKTIRENVEGQEIQDTNVIHHLDNPHSEKGGLAVLFGNLAPQGAIIKVGAVDASVGGYHKGPAICFDSQEQALEGIANGKVKEGHVVVIRYEGPKGGPGMPEMLAPTSQIVGMGLGAKVGLITDGRFSGASRGISIGHISPEAAEGGPIAFVEEGDIIELDLNNRIIELHISDEEFERRRAGWKGFEPKVKTGYLARYSKLVTNASNGGVLSI; this is encoded by the coding sequence ATGTCAGCCAAGAAGATGCGTTCCGATATGATCAAAAAGGGTTTTGACCGTGCACCGCACCGCAGTTTGCTCCGCGCAGCGGGCGTTAAAGAAGAGGACTTTGGCAAACCATTTATTGCCGTATGTAACTCATACATTGATATCGTGCCCGGACATGTTCACCTGCAGGAATTCGGTAAAATTGTTAAGGAAGCTATTCGTGAAGCCGGTGGCGTTCCATTCGAATTCAACACCATCGGAGTTGACGACGGAATTGCCATGGGACACATTGGTATGCGTTACTCGCTGCCAAGCCGTGACATTATCGCGGATTCCGTGGAAACCGTTGTATCTGCACACTGGTTCGACGGCATGGTATGTATCCCGAACTGCGATAAAATTACACCCGGCATGATGATGGGTGCACTCCGCTGTAATATCCCTACTGTGTTTGTCAGCGGCGGTCCAATGAAGGCAGGTCGTGACAGCAATGGTAAAGCTCTGTCCCTGACCTCCGTATTTGAAGGCGTAGGTGCTTATCAAGCTGGTAAAATCGATGACAAGAGCTTGCTTGAACTTGAACAGTTCGGCTGTCCAACATGTGGATCATGCTCCGGTATGTTCACTGCGAACTCCATGAACTGTCTGGCTGAAGCGATGGGACTGGCTATGCCAGGTAACGGAACCATCCTGGCTGTTGCTCCTGAGCGTCGTGAGTTTGTTAAACAATCCGCTAAACAACTGATGGAACTCATCAAAATGGATCTGAAACCACGCGATATCGTTACTGTAGAAGCCATCGACAACGCTTTTGCACTGGATATGGCTATGGGTGGTTCCACGAATACGGTACTTCATACACTGGCACTGGCTCATGAAGCAGGCATCGAGTATCCAATCGAGCGAATCAATGAAGTTGCTAACCGCGTTCCTCACTTGGCAAAATTGGCACCTGCTTCCGATCTTCACATCGAAGACGTGCACAATGCAGGTGGCGTAAGTGCTGTTCTGAACGAATTGCTCAAGAAACCAGGTGCAATTCATGGCGACTGTATCACGGTAACAGGTAAAACGATCCGTGAGAACGTTGAAGGTCAGGAAATCCAAGATACAAATGTCATCCACCACCTGGATAACCCGCATTCCGAAAAAGGCGGCTTGGCTGTATTGTTTGGTAACCTTGCACCACAAGGCGCCATCATCAAGGTTGGTGCTGTTGACGCTTCGGTTGGTGGATATCACAAAGGTCCTGCTATTTGCTTCGATTCCCAGGAACAAGCGCTCGAAGGTATTGCGAACGGCAAAGTAAAAGAAGGACATGTTGTTGTTATCCGTTATGAAGGACCAAAAGGCGGACCAGGTATGCCTGAAATGCTCGCTCCTACTTCCCAGATCGTAGGTATGGGCCTTGGTGCCAAAGTAGGTCTGATCACCGACGGACGCTTCTCTGGCGCATCCCGCGGAATCAGTATCGGACATATCTCTCCGGAAGCCGCTGAAGGCGGTCCAATCGCTTTTGTTGAAGAAGGAGACATCATTGAACTTGATCTGAACAACCGCATCATCGAATTGCATATCAGTGACGAAGAATTCGAACGTCGTCGCGCAGGTTGGAAAGGCTTTGAACCGAAAGTAAAAACCGGTTACCTCGCTCGTTATTCCAAACTTGTAACGAATGCAAGCAACGGTGGCGTACTGAGTATCTAA
- a CDS encoding acyltransferase family protein, with translation MTKPAIIHEDQDSFFYNLRFMLIVCVLAGNALEPIITRFAGAEALFLWIYTFHMPLFVWVTGYFARHTLKGASGRNVLIQIALQYLLFQSLYAIMDFTVFHTPHMRLSFFAPYLLLWFLASHFCWRLLLRLTLSWKPLYRLLVAVMLGVCAGYLPMDGFWLSFSRTFVFLPFFVIGYDYGASIRSRLRSGWGRRIAATLSAALLGWIGLGAFNISPGWLLGSMTYAELGHHEWFAGIYRLGIYALEIGSGALFLAWVPSLTSRLTDLGRRTLYVFLLHGFLVRLAVWSGVYNYIETSLYIPVIVSIALLFAITLAHPALRHAFRPLIEPDISRVHFNRQGGLKRPASWFR, from the coding sequence ATGACCAAACCGGCCATCATTCACGAAGATCAGGATTCCTTTTTTTACAACTTGCGCTTTATGCTCATTGTCTGTGTACTCGCGGGCAATGCTCTCGAACCAATCATTACACGTTTTGCAGGAGCAGAGGCTCTGTTTCTGTGGATATATACGTTTCACATGCCGCTGTTTGTATGGGTAACCGGCTACTTTGCCAGACATACACTCAAAGGTGCATCTGGCCGTAATGTGCTTATACAGATTGCACTACAGTACCTTCTGTTTCAGTCTTTGTATGCAATAATGGATTTCACCGTATTCCACACACCGCATATGCGTTTGTCTTTCTTTGCACCTTATTTATTGCTCTGGTTTCTGGCAAGTCATTTCTGCTGGCGGCTGCTGCTTCGTCTTACCCTCTCTTGGAAACCGCTATACAGACTACTCGTTGCCGTGATGCTGGGAGTATGTGCAGGATATTTACCTATGGATGGTTTCTGGCTGAGCTTCAGTCGAACATTTGTATTTCTACCTTTCTTTGTTATCGGGTATGACTACGGAGCATCTATCCGCTCCCGTTTACGATCCGGATGGGGCCGTAGAATTGCTGCTACGTTGTCTGCTGCTCTTCTTGGTTGGATTGGACTCGGAGCGTTCAACATTTCACCAGGCTGGTTACTGGGGAGCATGACTTACGCAGAGCTTGGACACCATGAGTGGTTTGCAGGAATATACAGACTCGGCATCTATGCGCTTGAAATCGGATCGGGAGCTTTATTTCTCGCCTGGGTCCCTTCATTAACATCCAGATTGACCGATCTGGGAAGACGTACTCTTTATGTATTCCTTTTACATGGATTTCTCGTTCGCCTGGCGGTCTGGTCCGGGGTTTACAATTATATAGAGACCAGCTTGTACATTCCGGTGATTGTTTCCATTGCATTACTGTTCGCTATAACGCTGGCCCACCCAGCCCTCCGTCATGCCTTTCGGCCGCTCATTGAGCCCGACATTTCCCGCGTTCACTTCAATCGTCAGGGGGGATTAAAACGTCCAGCCTCCTGGTTCAGATGA
- a CDS encoding sugar kinase has protein sequence MSTNTRRSPEIVTFGESMGLLTAKDTRGLEYAATLDKSFGGAESNLAIGVSRLGHTSGWFGRLGNDPIGNMILKAIRGEGVDVSRARMSDKEPTGLMIRENASGKASVHYYRKLSAASAITPEDLDTDYIAGAQILHVTGITAAISASGLATVEAAIHIAKQAGVKVSFDPNLRLKLWSAEEARPVLLRLAEQADYFLPGLDEMKLLYNEEDDQKVLERLSAMNAVCIVKGGPDLTYVLVNGTLTEVPYFKADHVLDTVGAGDGFCAGFLSGLLKGYSPQEATRLGNLTGSMVIQAVGDWEALPTWEQVEAKLNNVAHVER, from the coding sequence ATGTCGACGAATACCCGCCGAAGCCCTGAAATTGTTACGTTTGGCGAAAGCATGGGTTTACTGACAGCAAAGGATACAAGAGGTCTCGAATATGCCGCGACATTAGACAAATCATTTGGTGGCGCAGAGAGTAATCTGGCGATTGGTGTATCCCGGCTTGGGCATACCAGCGGCTGGTTTGGCCGCCTGGGTAATGATCCGATCGGTAACATGATCTTGAAGGCTATTCGTGGTGAAGGTGTAGATGTATCCAGAGCAAGGATGAGCGACAAAGAACCTACCGGTTTGATGATTCGTGAGAACGCTTCCGGGAAAGCCTCGGTGCATTATTATAGGAAGCTGTCCGCTGCAAGTGCGATTACTCCTGAGGATCTGGATACAGATTATATCGCGGGTGCGCAGATCCTTCACGTTACAGGCATCACCGCAGCAATAAGCGCGTCGGGACTTGCTACTGTTGAAGCTGCTATACATATAGCCAAGCAGGCTGGTGTGAAAGTGAGTTTTGATCCGAATCTGCGTCTTAAGCTGTGGTCGGCTGAAGAAGCGCGTCCTGTTCTGCTTCGTCTGGCTGAGCAAGCCGATTATTTCTTGCCGGGTCTGGACGAGATGAAACTTCTGTATAACGAAGAAGATGATCAAAAAGTACTTGAGCGTTTGTCCGCCATGAATGCAGTCTGTATCGTGAAGGGCGGCCCTGATTTGACCTACGTATTGGTGAATGGTACCCTAACGGAAGTTCCGTACTTCAAGGCAGATCATGTCCTGGATACGGTTGGGGCAGGAGATGGATTCTGTGCGGGCTTTCTGTCCGGCCTTCTTAAAGGATATTCCCCGCAGGAGGCGACCCGCCTGGGGAATTTGACCGGTTCCATGGTTATACAGGCTGTTGGCGATTGGGAGGCGCTTCCGACGTGGGAGCAGGTCGAGGCCAAGCTGAACAATGTAGCTCATGTTGAGCGCTAG
- a CDS encoding bifunctional 2-keto-4-hydroxyglutarate aldolase/2-keto-3-deoxy-6-phosphogluconate aldolase yields MKKLQLLQKITDSGVVAVLRADSADQVIAMAEQAIAGGIKIIEITMTVPSALKAIEKLSRVYHWNTQDPEKFAIIGAGTVLEPQTARAAIMSGAEFVVGPSLNPDTVKICNLYRIPILPGVMTIADVQRALELGVDIVKLFPGNLYDPSIIKTMKGPMPQANFMPTGGVSLSNLGDWIKGGAVAVGIGSDLTTEAVKTGDLSHVRRKAEQYMDAYRKAKAE; encoded by the coding sequence ATGAAGAAGCTTCAGCTGCTGCAAAAAATAACGGACAGTGGGGTTGTAGCGGTTCTGCGTGCAGATTCTGCTGATCAGGTTATCGCCATGGCCGAGCAAGCCATCGCGGGTGGCATCAAGATTATCGAGATTACGATGACGGTGCCTAGTGCCCTCAAAGCTATCGAGAAATTAAGCCGTGTATACCATTGGAACACACAAGATCCAGAGAAATTTGCCATTATTGGAGCTGGAACAGTGCTCGAACCCCAGACAGCGCGTGCCGCAATTATGTCAGGGGCGGAGTTTGTTGTGGGTCCTTCCCTGAACCCGGACACTGTGAAAATTTGCAACCTATACCGGATTCCGATTCTCCCAGGTGTGATGACCATTGCGGATGTACAACGTGCACTGGAACTTGGCGTGGATATTGTGAAGTTGTTCCCGGGTAATCTCTACGATCCGTCCATAATCAAAACGATGAAGGGACCTATGCCACAAGCGAATTTCATGCCGACTGGTGGGGTTTCCTTGTCCAATCTGGGTGACTGGATCAAGGGAGGCGCCGTTGCTGTAGGTATCGGTTCTGACCTTACAACGGAAGCAGTGAAGACGGGGGACTTGAGTCATGTTCGCCGCAAAGCAGAACAATATATGGATGCTTACCGCAAGGCCAAGGCCGAATAG
- a CDS encoding alpha/beta fold hydrolase: MRNRYNTGRKKRGIGKFLLVLLALIVIGCGFVAWKLFTPYGPQEMAQTAMETANQVTVTEKDSWIDFVPDKSAGVSVIFYPGGLVKPESYAPLAHELAAAGHHTIIAKMPVNLAVLKQNLADDIIKAYPDEPFVMGGHSLGGSMAARYAASHPDALQGIFFLASYPDEKGSVKSLGIPALSILGTNDEVVNATKYQNGRAYLPEDTVYYTIEGGNHSQFGDYGHQSGDGEAGVSEEEQLSQTVKTTVGWLDTIK; this comes from the coding sequence TTGAGAAACCGATATAATACAGGGCGCAAGAAGAGGGGCATAGGGAAATTCCTGCTCGTTCTTCTGGCGCTCATTGTCATTGGGTGTGGGTTTGTGGCCTGGAAGCTGTTTACGCCTTATGGACCACAGGAGATGGCTCAGACAGCTATGGAAACTGCAAATCAGGTGACAGTAACTGAAAAAGACAGCTGGATTGATTTTGTGCCGGACAAATCTGCTGGGGTGAGTGTTATTTTTTATCCAGGCGGATTGGTTAAACCGGAAAGTTATGCACCTCTTGCCCATGAACTTGCGGCAGCAGGACATCATACCATTATTGCGAAAATGCCGGTAAATCTGGCGGTACTCAAGCAGAATCTCGCAGATGACATTATTAAAGCCTATCCGGATGAACCATTTGTTATGGGAGGGCATTCTCTTGGTGGATCGATGGCGGCACGTTATGCGGCTTCCCATCCAGATGCACTTCAGGGCATCTTTTTCCTCGCATCCTATCCGGATGAAAAAGGCAGTGTGAAGTCACTGGGAATACCCGCGTTATCCATCCTGGGGACTAATGATGAAGTTGTGAATGCCACGAAGTATCAGAATGGTCGGGCATATTTGCCAGAAGATACGGTGTATTACACCATCGAAGGTGGTAACCATTCGCAGTTCGGTGACTATGGCCACCAGAGCGGTGACGGCGAAGCTGGGGTCAGTGAAGAGGAGCAGCTGTCCCAAACGGTTAAAACGACTGTAGGTTGGCTGGATACCATTAAGTAA
- a CDS encoding HAD family hydrolase — protein sequence MSMLQIRGKQVTCRGILFDKDGTLLDFLQLWGPWAESLLNQLESQLSELGASFTVEREQVLGTVRNREGHLIGYDLQGPLAIATVDESNGLLAGQLYAAGMPWNEAITTIRHFSSVAMGEVRQRKMAESLPGLNAFLQSCKEASIPMAVVTSDNTAAAEEHMEWMGIRSYFTSIVGSDRVTRGKPDGEAAVLACRELHILPEEAVVIGDSNGDMQMGRNAGVSYRIGFCPEVEGSHYLYDADAIIQNYDELKIISERSSQG from the coding sequence ATGTCCATGCTTCAAATCCGTGGTAAGCAAGTTACGTGCCGAGGCATTCTATTTGATAAGGATGGTACGCTGCTGGATTTCTTACAGCTATGGGGGCCGTGGGCGGAGTCTTTGCTGAATCAGCTGGAGTCACAACTGTCAGAGCTTGGGGCCTCGTTCACGGTGGAGCGTGAGCAAGTTCTCGGTACGGTCCGCAATCGCGAAGGTCATCTGATCGGATATGATCTTCAAGGGCCATTGGCTATTGCCACGGTGGACGAGAGCAATGGTTTGCTTGCTGGGCAGTTGTATGCAGCAGGCATGCCTTGGAATGAAGCAATCACTACGATCCGCCATTTTTCCAGTGTCGCCATGGGTGAGGTAAGGCAGAGAAAAATGGCAGAATCGCTGCCTGGACTAAATGCATTCTTGCAGAGCTGCAAGGAAGCATCGATTCCCATGGCAGTCGTCACTTCGGACAACACAGCTGCTGCCGAGGAGCATATGGAGTGGATGGGAATCCGGTCGTATTTTACATCGATTGTTGGCAGTGACCGGGTGACTCGGGGCAAACCGGATGGAGAGGCTGCGGTTCTGGCTTGCCGGGAATTACATATTCTTCCTGAGGAGGCTGTTGTGATCGGTGACAGCAATGGGGATATGCAGATGGGACGCAACGCAGGGGTGTCCTATAGGATTGGTTTCTGTCCAGAAGTCGAGGGAAGCCACTATTTATATGACGCCGATGCCATTATCCAAAATTATGATGAGTTAAAAATCATCTCTGAACGTTCCTCACAGGGGTGA
- a CDS encoding NAD-dependent protein deacylase yields the protein MNATEQLAAWIKESSNIVFFGGAGTSTESGIPDFRSAAGLYQTEQHSPYPPEELLSRHFFDQHADIFYDFYRGKMLHPDAMPNGCHRLLARLEQEGKLQAVITQNIDGLHQKAGSSNVLELHGSIHRNACMDCKRFYGLDDIITAKDTVPRCTACGGVIKPDVVLYEEELDQTILYRSVDALSSADLLLVGGTSLTVYPAAQLITYFQGKHTVLLNATPTAYDRQADLLITDPIGEVMNKMDQLLG from the coding sequence ATGAACGCAACAGAACAACTGGCTGCCTGGATTAAGGAAAGTTCAAATATTGTTTTTTTCGGAGGGGCCGGAACTTCAACGGAAAGCGGGATTCCCGACTTCCGCTCTGCCGCTGGCTTATACCAGACAGAGCAGCATTCACCTTATCCACCCGAAGAGCTGCTGAGCCGACATTTTTTTGACCAGCATGCTGATATTTTTTATGATTTTTATCGAGGCAAAATGCTTCATCCCGATGCGATGCCCAACGGCTGCCATCGACTGCTCGCCAGATTGGAGCAGGAAGGAAAACTTCAGGCGGTTATCACACAAAATATCGACGGGTTGCACCAGAAGGCTGGCAGCAGCAATGTCCTGGAGCTTCATGGTTCGATCCATCGAAACGCCTGTATGGATTGCAAGAGGTTTTACGGGTTGGATGACATTATTACGGCAAAAGATACGGTTCCTCGCTGCACTGCGTGTGGTGGCGTGATCAAGCCGGATGTCGTACTGTATGAAGAGGAGCTGGACCAGACGATTTTATATCGTTCGGTTGATGCACTGTCCTCGGCGGATTTGCTGCTGGTAGGTGGAACTTCATTAACGGTGTATCCTGCCGCTCAATTGATTACGTATTTTCAAGGGAAACACACGGTCTTGCTGAATGCTACACCTACGGCTTACGACAGGCAGGCTGATTTGCTGATTACAGACCCTATTGGTGAGGTAATGAATAAGATGGACCAGCTTCTTGGTTAA
- the mgrA gene encoding L-glyceraldehyde 3-phosphate reductase, protein MVYVASDARYETMKYNRVGRSGLKLPAISLGLWHNFGGINNAENGRNMITRSFDLGITHFDLANNYGPPAGSAEQLFGQVLAQDLKPYRDELVISTKAGYYMWPGPYGEWGSRKNLVSSLNQSLKRMGLDYVDIFYSHRYDPETPLEETMMALDHIVRSGKALYVGISNYPAEQTKQAAEILKGLGTPLLIHQPKYSMLDRWIEGGLQDVLDEYGTGSIAFCPLAQGVLTNKYLNGIPEDSRAKGPSVFLNENNISPETLRKVRALNQIAASRGQSLAQFALAWVLRDGKVTSALIGASRPSQIEENVAALSQLEFSSEELERIESILRPEPDHK, encoded by the coding sequence ATGGTCTACGTAGCCAGCGATGCACGCTACGAAACAATGAAATACAACCGCGTTGGACGTTCAGGATTGAAACTGCCAGCGATTTCACTTGGGTTATGGCATAATTTTGGTGGCATTAATAATGCGGAGAACGGCCGAAATATGATCACCCGTTCGTTTGATCTGGGCATTACGCATTTTGACCTTGCCAACAATTATGGTCCGCCAGCAGGTTCTGCTGAGCAGTTATTCGGTCAGGTGTTGGCGCAGGATCTGAAGCCATATCGAGATGAACTTGTCATCTCCACCAAAGCCGGGTACTATATGTGGCCTGGACCTTACGGTGAGTGGGGTTCTCGTAAAAACCTGGTTTCCAGTCTCAATCAGAGCTTGAAGCGCATGGGTCTCGATTACGTAGACATCTTTTATTCTCATCGTTATGATCCCGAAACACCTCTGGAAGAAACGATGATGGCGCTGGACCATATTGTTCGTTCCGGCAAAGCATTGTACGTCGGCATCTCCAACTATCCTGCTGAACAGACGAAGCAGGCGGCAGAGATTCTCAAAGGGCTGGGTACACCTCTGTTGATTCATCAACCCAAATATTCCATGCTGGATCGCTGGATTGAAGGTGGGTTGCAGGATGTACTTGATGAGTATGGAACAGGCAGCATTGCCTTTTGTCCATTGGCACAAGGCGTGCTCACCAACAAATATCTGAATGGTATTCCAGAAGATTCACGTGCCAAGGGCCCGTCTGTATTCTTGAATGAAAACAACATCTCACCAGAGACATTACGCAAAGTACGTGCTTTGAACCAGATTGCAGCATCGCGTGGTCAGAGTCTGGCCCAATTTGCGCTCGCTTGGGTATTGCGTGATGGCAAGGTAACTTCTGCACTGATTGGTGCAAGTCGCCCTTCGCAGATTGAAGAGAATGTGGCTGCTCTCAGCCAGTTGGAATTCTCCTCAGAGGAATTGGAGCGCATTGAATCGATTCTCCGTCCGGAACCGGATCATAAATAA